In a single window of the Arthrobacter sp. StoSoilA2 genome:
- a CDS encoding aldehyde dehydrogenase family protein, whose translation MTFYDKHYINGGWRPSTSTEFIPVVNPATGEEIARVVAGTAADVDAAVAAAAAAGPGWSETPVAVRAKLLEGVSQGLTERLEEIAQIISKEMGSPIGFARAAQLPLPIHSFGSAAQIVSDFEFEHRQGPSTIVREPFGVVGAITPWNYPLFLVACKVAYALAAGNTVVLKPSEVAPLSTIALVDIFDSVGLPPGVVNVVFGTGPVVGEAIAGHPDIAMVTFTGSTGAGRRVAELAAPTVKRVALELGGKSPTVVLEDADFTKAIPAAVQNAMMNSGQTCSALTRLVVPREKQAEVESLVTAALAGYTMGDPSDENTVLGPLSSARQQRRVLDYITQGKAEGARLVAGGGTGRPEGDRGAYVEPTVFADVDPSMVIHREEIFGPVLVIEPYDDEDDAARIANDSVYGLAGAVWAGDPARARSFARRIKAGQVSVNGSPFDPNAPFGGYKQSGVGREAGLFGLEEFLEIKAIQD comes from the coding sequence ATGACTTTTTACGACAAGCATTACATCAATGGCGGGTGGCGCCCGTCGACGAGTACTGAGTTCATTCCCGTGGTCAATCCGGCTACTGGGGAGGAGATTGCACGTGTCGTGGCGGGGACGGCTGCGGATGTTGATGCAGCGGTGGCTGCGGCGGCCGCTGCCGGGCCCGGCTGGTCCGAGACGCCTGTTGCGGTCCGCGCCAAACTGCTTGAGGGCGTGTCCCAGGGGCTTACCGAGCGGCTGGAGGAGATCGCCCAAATCATTTCCAAGGAGATGGGATCACCTATTGGCTTTGCCCGCGCGGCGCAGCTTCCTCTGCCGATCCACAGTTTCGGTAGCGCGGCGCAGATCGTTTCCGATTTCGAGTTCGAGCACCGGCAGGGACCGTCCACGATAGTGCGCGAGCCGTTTGGTGTGGTAGGCGCAATCACCCCGTGGAACTATCCGCTCTTTCTCGTCGCCTGCAAGGTGGCCTATGCTCTTGCCGCGGGTAACACCGTCGTTCTTAAGCCGAGTGAGGTTGCTCCTCTGAGCACCATTGCACTGGTCGACATCTTTGATTCGGTGGGGTTGCCTCCGGGCGTGGTCAACGTTGTGTTTGGCACCGGTCCGGTGGTCGGTGAAGCCATAGCGGGGCATCCGGACATTGCGATGGTTACTTTCACTGGATCGACCGGGGCGGGTCGGCGCGTCGCCGAACTGGCAGCGCCAACGGTCAAGCGCGTTGCCCTGGAGCTCGGTGGCAAGAGCCCTACTGTGGTTCTTGAAGACGCCGACTTTACAAAGGCGATCCCCGCCGCGGTGCAGAACGCGATGATGAACTCCGGGCAGACATGTTCGGCGCTGACCCGCCTCGTTGTTCCGCGGGAAAAGCAAGCAGAGGTCGAATCGCTCGTGACCGCGGCCCTGGCTGGCTACACAATGGGCGACCCCTCCGACGAGAATACCGTCCTTGGCCCCTTGTCGTCCGCGAGGCAGCAACGACGGGTTCTGGATTACATCACGCAGGGCAAGGCTGAGGGTGCCCGCTTGGTCGCTGGCGGTGGCACCGGCCGGCCTGAGGGCGACCGGGGGGCCTACGTTGAGCCCACGGTCTTTGCTGATGTCGATCCGTCCATGGTCATTCACCGTGAGGAGATCTTCGGACCGGTTCTGGTGATCGAGCCGTACGACGATGAGGATGATGCTGCCCGGATTGCCAATGACAGCGTCTATGGGCTGGCCGGGGCGGTGTGGGCTGGCGATCCGGCCCGGGCACGTTCCTTCGCCCGACGGATCAAAGCCGGTCAGGTTTCTGTCAATGGCAGTCCTTTTGATCCGAACGCGCCGTTCGGTGGGTACAAGCAGTCGGGCGTTGGCCGGGAGGCTGGTCTTTTCGGCCTCGAGGAGTTCCTCGAGATCAAAGCCATCCAGGACTAG
- a CDS encoding alpha/beta hydrolase encodes MPLEPASQALLAQFATGGGPAIHESTPAIARMSGPIMSGLTGPGPEVGAVRNVKLDGKGGTFRTRVLQPAGESQAIIVYFHGGGWVLGDIDLQYDYLGRRLVNMTQSTVVLVNYRKAPEFPFPTAIEDSFAALTWVAEQAGELAPQGVPLIVAGDSAGGAIAAVVTQWARDKGPKIDYQVLVYPVTDCDFNRASYLAPENQLMLSRDTMIWFWEHYLADEEARKHPDASPLRAETLKGLPPALIYVAEYDPLHDEGVAYAKALEDAGVSVTLEEAEGQMHAFFQMANILPGSDEGMRLVADHVNNFVASFNPRSLINV; translated from the coding sequence ATGCCGTTAGAACCAGCTTCGCAAGCCCTGTTGGCGCAGTTCGCCACGGGGGGAGGCCCTGCAATCCACGAGTCCACTCCTGCGATCGCCCGAATGAGCGGCCCAATTATGTCCGGGTTGACCGGGCCGGGACCGGAAGTCGGCGCTGTCCGCAACGTGAAGCTTGATGGCAAGGGCGGCACTTTCCGGACCCGCGTACTTCAGCCGGCTGGCGAATCGCAGGCGATCATCGTGTATTTCCACGGTGGTGGCTGGGTCCTTGGTGACATCGATCTGCAGTACGACTACCTTGGCCGCCGGCTTGTGAACATGACCCAGTCGACGGTGGTGCTTGTCAACTACCGGAAAGCACCCGAATTTCCTTTCCCCACTGCGATTGAGGACAGCTTTGCCGCGTTGACGTGGGTGGCTGAGCAAGCAGGCGAGCTGGCACCTCAGGGGGTTCCGCTTATCGTTGCCGGGGATAGTGCCGGAGGGGCTATCGCGGCTGTAGTGACGCAGTGGGCCCGGGACAAGGGACCGAAGATCGATTACCAGGTCCTGGTCTACCCGGTAACCGATTGCGACTTCAACAGGGCCTCGTACTTGGCGCCGGAGAACCAGCTGATGCTCAGCAGGGACACAATGATTTGGTTCTGGGAGCATTACCTTGCCGACGAGGAAGCCCGTAAGCATCCTGATGCTTCCCCGCTCCGCGCAGAGACTTTGAAGGGGCTGCCGCCGGCGCTGATATACGTAGCCGAATACGACCCCTTGCACGACGAAGGCGTCGCGTACGCGAAGGCCCTCGAGGACGCTGGTGTATCCGTCACGCTCGAAGAAGCGGAAGGCCAAATGCATGCATTCTTCCAAATGGCCAACATCCTGCCAGGATCCGACGAGGGCATGCGCCTCGTGGCAGACCACGTCAACAATTTCGTTGCCTCATTCAACCCAAGGAGCCTGATCAATGTCTGA
- a CDS encoding glycogen debranching N-terminal domain-containing protein: MAGWNADTAAGPVGSGTVTLVEGSSFCISFANGDISPEHPHGVFHEDTRILSRWNLAVNGRSLEPLTAAMKEPYRALFIGRVPQSNGYADTPLIVERLREVGAGILEKITIRNYSSEAAECLVALTVESDFADLFEVKEARVQRHWDQSRQYNSHSLTITGVWREVLKCVVVKGSGADITANGLKYRAVVPPHGVWSTLLSVGPRDERGAIPATSFIQPPADEVSQSDRRRQEWVAKIPKVHMGNHSIERTLQRSYDDLGALRITDPAHPERVVVAAGAPWFMTLFGRDSLWASQMALAVDPSLALGTLQTLADRQGSVVDPISEEEPGKILHEVRLGVSSGLALGGKSVYYGSVDATPLFVLALGSVSRWGFAKDTIAALLPHADRALDWIRDYGDKDGDGFVEYQRLNEQGLVNQGWKDSWDGINFADGTMAEPPIALCEVQAYVYTAFVSRAWMAYDDGDTALAARLNDKAAELKRRFNEQFWLPDRGYFAIALDGNKRPVDACASNMGQCLWHGILDEDKVPLVVERLMSPEMFSGWGVRTLASDMGAYNPASYHNGSVWPHDNALIVAGLLRCGYVEEAQRIATALLEAADYANGRLPELFCGFSRDHVPEPVPYPTACSPQAWAATTPLLLMTSLMRYDAHIPRGGFWMDPVLPASYGDLHISNAPMATGRITIDIKGSEPSVRGLPEGIEFHRGHRPWYTELLEQELARLTTDDQ; this comes from the coding sequence ATGGCCGGTTGGAATGCTGACACGGCGGCCGGGCCAGTGGGTTCCGGCACCGTTACCCTGGTGGAGGGTTCGTCTTTCTGCATTTCCTTTGCAAATGGGGACATCTCTCCCGAACATCCTCACGGGGTATTCCACGAGGACACTCGGATTCTGTCACGCTGGAATCTGGCAGTGAACGGCCGGTCTCTGGAGCCGCTGACTGCGGCGATGAAGGAACCCTACCGGGCCTTGTTTATTGGCCGTGTTCCCCAATCAAACGGGTACGCAGACACCCCTTTGATCGTGGAGCGCCTGCGGGAAGTAGGCGCCGGGATCCTTGAGAAGATCACGATCAGGAACTACTCGTCGGAAGCCGCCGAATGCCTTGTTGCCCTCACCGTTGAATCGGATTTCGCAGACCTTTTTGAAGTGAAAGAAGCACGCGTCCAGCGTCACTGGGACCAATCCCGCCAATACAACAGCCACTCCCTAACCATCACAGGCGTTTGGCGCGAGGTCCTGAAGTGCGTCGTTGTCAAGGGAAGCGGCGCCGACATCACGGCAAACGGTCTAAAGTATCGGGCTGTCGTCCCTCCGCACGGAGTGTGGAGCACGCTTCTCAGCGTGGGACCCAGGGACGAACGTGGTGCCATCCCCGCGACATCCTTCATACAGCCCCCCGCAGATGAGGTGTCCCAGAGTGACCGGCGTCGCCAGGAATGGGTAGCCAAGATCCCCAAGGTCCACATGGGAAACCATTCCATTGAACGGACCCTGCAGCGCAGCTACGACGACCTCGGTGCCCTCCGCATTACGGACCCCGCCCACCCCGAACGCGTTGTGGTGGCAGCAGGCGCACCATGGTTTATGACGTTGTTCGGCCGCGACTCACTTTGGGCTTCGCAAATGGCCCTGGCGGTGGACCCCTCTTTGGCCCTCGGCACCTTGCAGACACTCGCGGACCGCCAGGGCAGCGTCGTGGACCCGATAAGTGAGGAGGAACCTGGCAAGATCCTGCACGAAGTCAGACTTGGGGTCTCTAGCGGCCTCGCGTTGGGCGGTAAATCCGTTTACTACGGCAGCGTCGACGCCACCCCGCTGTTCGTGCTGGCGCTAGGATCTGTCAGCCGCTGGGGCTTTGCCAAGGACACCATCGCTGCGCTCCTGCCCCACGCCGACCGGGCACTGGACTGGATCCGGGACTACGGGGACAAGGACGGCGACGGGTTCGTAGAGTACCAGCGGTTGAATGAGCAGGGCCTCGTCAACCAGGGTTGGAAGGACTCGTGGGACGGGATCAACTTTGCTGATGGAACAATGGCAGAGCCTCCTATTGCACTCTGCGAGGTTCAAGCCTATGTATACACCGCATTCGTTTCGCGGGCATGGATGGCCTACGACGACGGCGATACCGCTTTGGCTGCCCGACTTAATGACAAAGCTGCCGAGTTGAAGAGACGATTCAACGAACAGTTCTGGCTCCCTGACCGTGGCTACTTCGCCATCGCCTTGGACGGCAATAAAAGGCCTGTTGACGCATGCGCCTCGAACATGGGGCAATGCCTGTGGCATGGAATCCTCGATGAGGACAAAGTACCGTTGGTAGTCGAACGGCTGATGTCTCCCGAGATGTTCAGCGGATGGGGCGTTCGGACCCTGGCCAGTGACATGGGTGCCTACAACCCCGCGAGTTACCACAACGGTTCGGTCTGGCCGCACGACAACGCGCTCATCGTGGCTGGACTGCTGCGCTGTGGCTATGTTGAAGAGGCCCAGCGAATCGCCACGGCCCTGTTGGAGGCGGCTGATTACGCCAATGGCAGGCTGCCCGAATTGTTCTGCGGCTTCAGCCGTGACCATGTTCCCGAGCCTGTGCCGTATCCGACGGCGTGCTCCCCTCAGGCCTGGGCGGCGACAACACCCCTACTGTTGATGACAAGTCTGATGCGATACGACGCCCACATACCCCGAGGCGGCTTTTGGATGGACCCGGTCCTCCCGGCATCCTACGGTGACCTGCATATTAGCAATGCACCCATGGCCACAGGCCGGATAACTATCGACATAAAAGGCTCCGAGCCTTCCGTTCGGGGATTGCCTGAAGGAATAGAATTTCATAGGGGACACCGGCCATGGTATACCGAGCTCTTGGAGCAGGAGTTGGCGAGGTTGACGACGGACGATCAATAA